The genomic stretch GCACCGGCAAGCCGATCTGTTACACCTCCGTCGACTCGGTCCTGCAGATCGCCGCCCACGAAGTCCATTTCGGGCTCGAGCGGCTATATGAATTCTGCCAGGTGGTGCGCCGGCTGGTCGATCCGCTCAGAATCGGGCGCGTGATCGCGCGGCCGTTCGTCGGCGAGACCGCCGCCACCTTCCAGCGGACCTACAATCGCCATGACTATGCGGTGCCGCCGCCGGAGCCAACCTTGCTCGACCGGCTGACGGCGCGGGGAAGCCGCGTCATCGCTGTCGGCAAGATCGGCGACATCTTCGCCCATCGCGGGATTTCGGAAGTGCGCAAGGCCGCCGGCAACATGGCCATGTTCGACAAGGCGCTCGGTGCGATGGACGATGCCGGCGAAGGCGATCTCGTTTTCGCCAATTTCGTCGATTTCGACACTGAATTCGGCCATCGCCGCGATGTCGCCGGCTATGCCGCCGCGCTGGAGGCCTTCGACCGGCGGCTGCCGGAAGCATTCGCGAAGCTGCGACAGGGCGACCTTCTCATGCTGACGGCCGACCACGGCAACGATCCGACCTGGCGAGGGACCGATCACACGCGTGAGCGCATCCCGGTGATCGGCATGGGACCGGGTCTGGCAGGTGGCGATATCGGACTGAGAACGACATTCGCCGATATCGGCGAAACCGTCGCCGAACACCTCGGGCTGGCGCCCGGCCGCCACGGTACTTCTTTCCATGCGATGATTGGCGGCCATGCCTGAATTGCCCGAAGTCGAAA from Mesorhizobium sp. 113-3-3 encodes the following:
- a CDS encoding phosphopentomutase, whose translation is MARAFLFVLDSFGIGGAADAERYGDAGANTLAHIAEACAEGRADRERLRQGPLFVPHMASLGLGKAAETATGLGFAHFGTDLAANAFHGAAQEVSSGKDTPSGHWEIAGLPVLFDWGYFPDTVPAFPADLTAAMIREGEVPGILGNCHAPGTEIIERFGEEHIRTGKPICYTSVDSVLQIAAHEVHFGLERLYEFCQVVRRLVDPLRIGRVIARPFVGETAATFQRTYNRHDYAVPPPEPTLLDRLTARGSRVIAVGKIGDIFAHRGISEVRKAAGNMAMFDKALGAMDDAGEGDLVFANFVDFDTEFGHRRDVAGYAAALEAFDRRLPEAFAKLRQGDLLMLTADHGNDPTWRGTDHTRERIPVIGMGPGLAGGDIGLRTTFADIGETVAEHLGLAPGRHGTSFHAMIGGHA